A genome region from Gadus macrocephalus chromosome 15, ASM3116895v1 includes the following:
- the zdhhc16a gene encoding palmitoyltransferase ZDHHC16A, giving the protein MRWCHSPLLHLLCCLRLRVCTRKCRFRPPVLLRELWAYVKLVLQSLQYNSLTNSDVVFDSVFEPVFWTVDRITRWFGMVFVFLVVVLTSSILVICYMILLPMVFATYHPAWITWHLFYGHWNLVMIIFHYYKATKTSPGYPPIVKNDIPFVSVCKKCIIPKPARTHHCGICNRCILKMDHHCPWLNNCVGHFNQRYFFCFCLAMSMGCMYCSISGRNLFLDAYNTLERFKHMDGERPGVPVTGMGLLIGILPSGQTNYQTPSPPYTFRDRMVHKSIIYMWVLTSTVGVALGGLTVWHAVLISRGETSIERHINFKETKRLAKRGKVYKNPFNYGKLNNWKVFLGVQKRSHWLTRVLLPSGHNPPGDGLTWDVLPFKRDTVPV; this is encoded by the exons ATGAGGTGGTGCcacagccccctcctccacctgctgtgTTGCTTGCGTTTGCGGGTGTGCACCAGGAAATGCCGGTTCCGGCCGCCCGTGCTTCTGCGGGAGCTGTGGGCCTACGTGAAGCTGGTGCTTCAGTCTCTCCAATACAACTCCCTCACTAACTCAGATGTGGTCTTTGACTCGGTATTCGAACCCGTCTTCTGGACAGTCGACCGCATCACCCGATGGTTTGGGATG gtgtttgtgtttctggtgGTGGTCCTGACCAGCTCTATCCTGGTGATCTGCTACATGATCCTGCTACCCATGGTCTTTGCCACCTACCATCCAGCGTGGATCACGTGGCACCTCTTTTACGGGCACTGGAACCTGGTCATGATCATCTTCCACTACTACAAAGCCACAAAGACATCCCCGGGATACCCTCCTATA GTGAAAAATGACATTccatttgtgtctgtctgtaagaAGTGCATCATTCCTAAACCAGCCAGGACACACCACTGTGGCATTTGTAACAG GTGCATTCTGAAAATGGACCATCATTGTC CCTGGTTGAATAATTGTGTGGGCCACTTTAACCAGCGTTActtcttctgcttctgcctGGCCATGTCCATGGGCTGCATGTACTGCAGCATCAGTGGCAGGAACCTCTTCCTCGACGCGTACAATACTCTAGAG CGCTTTAAGCATATGGACGGGGAGAGGCCAGGGGTGCCTGTGACCGGGATGGGGCTTCTCATAGGGATCTTACCTTCCGGGCAG ACCAACTACcaaaccccctcacccccctacACCTTCAGGGACAGGATGGTCCATAAGAGCATCATCTACATGTGGGTCCTTACCAG CACAGTGGGCGTGGCCCTGGGAGGCCTTACCGTCTGGCATGCGGTCCTCATATCCAGGGGAGAGACCAGTATCGAGAGACACATCAACTTCAAGGAAACCAAGCGGCTAGCCAAGCGGGGAAAG GTTTATAAAAACCCTTTTAATTATGGAAAGTTGAACAACTGGAAGGTATTTCTGGGCGTTCAGAAGAGAAG CCACTGGTTGACCAGGGTCCTCCTTCCCTCTGGACACAACCCCCCGGGCGACGGTCTGACCTGGGACGTCCTCCCCTTCAAGAGGGACACCGTCCCCGTATGA
- the rrp12 gene encoding RRP12-like protein: MVKSGKLKSGVANKLKRWKKGHSSDSNPETNRYRQAAKSRFFSRPSEKSDLTVDALKLHNDLQVGPLDVSDRRGARMEEDDDLAFTEKTSGTFLSGLSDCSNLTFSKVQRYWESNSAPHKEICAVLAAVTEVIRSQGGKETETEYFAALMTTLEAVDAPESLAAVAYLLCLVMKRVPTPVLVSKYSDTSKALMDVMSQQASCETGSALRWVLSCLATLLKKQDVSVWNYPSTLQTYHGLLSFTVHKKPKVRKAAQHGVCSILRGSEFLFKDNAPSHHPAAMATAKFCIKEMEQAGGSKEDTTTLHVLGVLKELLPSFPQGAVKTCCETLLRVMTLGHVLVTASAMQAFHKLFNGKPNPSTMSAELNAQIITALYDYLPSENDLQPLLAWLAVMEKAHVHLAGLQSSLNTGHLPRLFTAAMTCLLSPHTPVVSAATNTLKTLLTECVGPHMEEIGTVTASASSGNASYVCRMFRIVEEGLSYRYHASWPFVLQALGSFYRVAGRRAHPVMMKSLQSLAALRPTPHFPFTGELDLAVGGAVESMGPEVVLCAVPLNITGYNDDLDFPQSWLVPILRDHTKNTQLAFFSSYFLPLAATLHQRAEQLLQAGEKLEAKVYNTLQMQIWTMLPGFCTGATDIQTSFKSLARALGSAINERPDLRLTICQALRVTITKSCSTEADRAEVSRFAKNFLPILFNVYSQQPAAGEPTYYRMAVLDTIKVYLTITDLAMICTFLQKATERLGNKENEFTRLSVMDLVVAMAPCVDEGTMTKTYELIKPYLETKEAGMQKKAYRVLEELCGGDRPECQAFITANMETLKQVLLDTLKNASSPAKRPRLKVLLHIVKRLEDEHRDFIIVLLPEVIICTKETSVGARKNAYTLLVEIGKAFVRFCDSPKVALEQYLALVYAGLLGSVTMITCTVLALTRLVFEYKDSIATTTMEELLHNVCLLLSSSTREIVKAALGFIKVLLFVMDPKTLASHVSVIMDGIGNLKDDMKRHFRTKLKNIFTKLTRKFGFELVKSMLPVEHHKVLINIRKSEARTKRRKEAEEEPEDSDSEADAPKPQSQNIEDILADSDSDMSDDEGGKGGKGQKKAGKQTQKGRAWLKEGEEDEPLNFLDPTVSQRVLATNPKKKSRAKELHGFKLTTDGRLIIKDGDDEEDDVKKDAEDDLKDILEEAGVRTKKTQKRKYDEDDLDEDMETDAKSKYKAGGSGIHRPLGGGRDSGAEYKSKKGKGDVKKTGKVDPYAYIPLRKATLNRRKKAKLQGQFKGMVRGVQKGAQSGKKMKRNINKKRT, from the exons ATGGTAAAATCTGGAAAGCTCAAGTCGGGGGTCGCAAACAAACTGAAACGATGGAAGAAAGGACACAGCAGTGATTCGAATCCAGAAACAAATCGTTATCGACAGGCCGCTAAAAGTCGCTTTTTCAGCCGACCGAGTG AAAAGAGTGATCTCACAGTCGACGCTCTTAAGCTCCACAATGACCTGCAAGTCGGACCCCTGGATGTTAGTGACCGAAGAGGAGCCCGCATGGAGGAAGACGACGATCTGGCCTTCACTGAGAAGACCTCCGGCACTTTCCTCAGTGGTCTGTCTGACTGCTCCAACCTCACCTTCAGTAAGGTCCAGCGGTACTGGGAGTCCAACTCCGCCCCTCACAAAGAG ATCTGTGCTGTGCTGGCTGCTGTCACTGAGGTGATCCGTTCTCAAGGAGGGAAAGAGACGGAGACCGAATACTTTGCTGCACTG ATGACCACACTGGAGGCTGTGGACGCCCCAGAGTCCCTGGCCGCCGTTGCCTACCTCCTCTGCCTGGTCATGAAACG GGTCCCTACTCCAGTGCTGGTCTCCAAGTATTCCGACACGTCCAAGGCCCTGATGGACGTCATGTCCCAGCAGGCCAGCTGTGAGACCGGCTCCGCCCTCCGTTGG GTGCTGTCGTGCCTGGCCACCCTGTTGAAGAAGCAGGACGTGTCCGTGTGGAACTACCCCTCCACCCTGCAGACGTACCACGGCCTCCTCAGCTTCACCGTCCACAAGAAGCCCAAG gtccGCAAGGCGGCGCAGCACGGAGTGTGCTCCATCCTCAGAGGGAGCGAGTTCCTGTTTAAAGACAACGCCCCGTCCCATCATCCCGCGGCCATGGCAACGGCCAAGTTCTGCATCAAAGAAATGGAACAGGCTGGGG GCAGCAAGGaggacaccaccacactgcacgTGCTGGGGGTCCTGAAGGAGCTGCTGCCCTCCTTCCCCCAGGGGGCGGTCAAGACCTGCTGTGAGACGCTGCTGCGCGTGATGACGCTCGGACACGTG ctggTGACGGCCAGCGCCATGCAGGCCTTCCACAAGCTGTTCAACGGGAAGCCAAACCCCAGCACCATGTCAGCGGAGCTCAACGCCCAGATCATCACG GCCCTGTACGACTACCTGCCCAGCGAGAACGACCTGCAGCCGCTGCTGGCCTGGCTCGCTGTCATGGAGAAGGCCCACGTCCACCTGGCAGG CCTGCAGAGTTCTCTGAACACGGGGCACCTCCCCCGCCTGTTCACAGCGGCCATGACCTGCCTCCTGTCCCCCCACACGCCCGTGGTGTCCGCGGCAACCAACACGCTCAAG accCTCCTGACGGAGTGTGTGGGTCCTCACATGGAGGAGATCGGCACGGTGACCGCCAGCGCCTCCTCCGGGAACGCCTCCTACGTCTGCAGGATGTTCCG catCGTGGAGGAGGGCCTGTCCTACCGCTACCACGCCTCCTGGCCGTTCGTCCTGCAGGCCCTCGGCTCCTTCTACCGCGTGGCGGGGAGGCGGGCGCACCCCGTCATGATGAAG tccctaCAGTCCCTGGCGGCGCTGCGGCCCACCCCCCACTTCCCCTTCACCGGGGAGCTGGACCTGGCCGTGGGGGGCGCGGTGGAGAGCATGGGCCCCGAGGTGGTCCTGTGCGCCGTGCCGCTGAACATCACGGGCTACAA TGACGACCTGGACTTCCCCCAGAGCTGGCTGGTGCCGATCCTCCGAGACCACACGAAGAACACCCAGCTGGCGTTCTTCAGCTCCTACTTCCTGCCGCTGGCCGCCACGCTCCACCAGAGAG ctgagcagctgctgcaggccgGAGAGAAGCTGGAGGCCAAAGTCTACAACACGCTACAGATGCAG ataTGGACTATGCTCCCTGGCTTCTGCACGGGCGCCACAGACATCCAGACCTCCTTCAAGAGCCTGGCCCGGGCGCTGGGCTCGGCCATCAACGAGCGGCCCGACCTGCGGCTCACCATCTGCCAGGCGCTCAGAGTCACCATCACCAAGAGCTGCTCCACGG AAGCGGACCGGGCCGAGGTGAGTCGCTTCGCCAAGAACTTCCTGCCCATCCTGTTCAACGTGTACAGCCAGCAGCCCGCCGCCGGAGAGCCCACCTACTACCGCATGGCCGTCCTGGACACCATCAAGGTGTACCTCACCATCACCGACCTGGCCATGATCTGCACCTTCCTGCAGAAGGCCACGGAGAGACTGGGCAACAAGGAGAACGAGTTCACCCG GCTGTCGGTCATGGATCTagtggttgccatggcgcccTGTGTGGACGAGGGCACCATGACCAAGACCTACGAGCTGATCAAGCCCTACCTGGAG acgaAGGAGGCAGGCATGCAGAAGAAGGCGTACCGTGTGCTGGAGGAGCTGTGTGGCGGCGATCGACCCGAGTGCCAGGCCTTCATCACGGCCAACATGGAGACGCTCAAACAAGTGCTGCTGGACACCCTGAAGAACGCCTCGTCGCCCGCCAAACGG CCGAGGCTCAAGGTTCTGCTGCACATCGTGAAGCGTCTGGAGGACGAGCACCGGGACTTCATCATCGTTCTGCTGCCAGAG GTCATCATCTGCACCAAGGAGACGTCCGTGGGCGCTCGTAAGAACGCCTACACCCTGCTGGTGGAGATCGGGAAGGCGTTTGTGCGCTTCTGTGACAGTCCAAAGG TCGCGCTGGAGCAGTACCTGGCTCTGGTGTACGCCGGCCTCCTGGGCTCCGTCACCATGATCACCTGCACCGTGCTGGCCTTGACCCGCCTGGTGTTCGAGTACAAAG ACTCCATCGCCACGACGACCATGGAAGAGCTGCTGCACAACGTGTGCCTGCTGCTGTCCTCCAGCACCCGAGAGATCGTCAAAGCCGCCCTGGGCTTCATCAAAGTGCTCCTCTTCGTCATGGACCCCAAGACCCTGGCGTCCCACGTCTCGGTCATC ATGGACGGCATCGGCAACCTGAAGGACGACATGAAGAGGCACTTCCGCACCAAGCTGAAGAACATCTTCACCAAGCTCACCAGGAAGTTTGG GTTCGAGCTGGTGAAGAGCATGCTGCCCGTCGAGCATCACAAGGTCCTGATCAACATCCGCAAGTCGGAGGCCCGCACCAAGAGACgcaaggaggcggaggaggagcccgAGGACTCTGACAGCGAGGCCGACGCCCCCAAACCCCAGTCCCAGAA CATCGAGGACATCCTGGCGGACTCGGACAGCGATATGTCGGACGACGAAGGCGGGAAGGGCGGCAAGGGCCAGAAGAAGGCGGGCAAGCAGACGCAGAAGGGCCGGGCGTGGCtgaaggagggcgaggaggacgaGCCGCTCAACTTCCTGGACCCCACCGTGTCCCAGAGGGTTCTGG CGACCAACCCCAAGAAGAAGAGCCGGGCCAAGGAGCTGCACGGCTTCAAGCTGACCACGGACGGACGGCTCATCATCAAGGACGGCGACGACGAAGAGGATGACGTGAAGAAAG
- the ubtd1a gene encoding ubiquitin domain-containing protein 1a isoform X1 produces MWQANCTRMHNIADWISGTVMGGCVGRNQMDGRGTTGSATRSKKSGGRNEPLRKEGPPWKSEVPMTEGQLRGKRDEFWDTAPAFDGRKEIWDALRAAALAVEVNDLGLAQAIVDGACITLPHGSLTESYDELGNRYQLPAYTLAPPVNLLTETTCSKDLSPASETPAPAPPPKQEFQLRVRLSSGEDLRVTATMADSIWELKGRLQAQHEIDVSHQRWFFSGKLLTDKTRLQDTKVQKDFVVQVIVNQPPAVTTG; encoded by the exons ATGTGGCAAGCAAACTGCACAAGAATGCATAACATAGCAGACTGGATCTCAG GCACTGTCATGGGGGGCTGTGTCGGGAGAAACCAGATGGATGGACGGGGCACCACGGGCAGCGCGACTCGCAGCAAAAAGAGTGGCG gccGGAACGAGCCCCTGAGGAAGGAGGGCCCGCCGTGGAAGAGTGAGGTCCCGATGACGGAGGGCCAGCTGCGGGGCAAGAGGGACGAGTTCTGGGACACGGCGCCGGCCTTCGACGGCAGGAAGGAGATCTGGGACGCCCTCAGGGCGGCGGCGCTGGCCGTGGAGGTCAACGACCTGGGGCTGGCCCAGGCCATCGTGGACGGAGCCTGTATTACCCTGCcccatg GTTCCCTCACAGAGAGCTACGATGAACTGGGCAACCGCTACCAGCTGCCCGCGTACACGCTCGCCCCCCCCGTCAACCTCCTCACAGAAACCACCTGCAGCAAAGACCTGTCCCCTGCCTCAGAGAcccccgccccggcccccccgcccaAACAGGAGTTCCAGCTCCGGGTTCGGCTGTCCAGCG GCGAGGACCTGCGTGTGACGGCCACCATGGCCGACTCCATCTGGGAGCTGAAGGGGAGGCTGCAGGCGCAGCACGAGATCGACGTGTCCCATCAGCGCTGGTTCTTCTCTGGGAAGCTGCTCACCGACAAGACCCGGCTACAGGACACCAAGGTCCAGAAGGACTTTGTCGTCCAGGTGATCGTCAACCAACCCCCTGCGGTCACCACCGGCTAA
- the ubtd1a gene encoding ubiquitin domain-containing protein 1a isoform X2 codes for MGVTTSRDHRYHQAADRPFKGLRSLKCRNEPLRKEGPPWKSEVPMTEGQLRGKRDEFWDTAPAFDGRKEIWDALRAAALAVEVNDLGLAQAIVDGACITLPHGSLTESYDELGNRYQLPAYTLAPPVNLLTETTCSKDLSPASETPAPAPPPKQEFQLRVRLSSGEDLRVTATMADSIWELKGRLQAQHEIDVSHQRWFFSGKLLTDKTRLQDTKVQKDFVVQVIVNQPPAVTTG; via the exons ATGGGAGTGACGACCTCCAGGGACCACAGATACCATCAGGCTGCGGACCGACCCTTTAAGGGCTTAAGGTCACTGAAAT gccGGAACGAGCCCCTGAGGAAGGAGGGCCCGCCGTGGAAGAGTGAGGTCCCGATGACGGAGGGCCAGCTGCGGGGCAAGAGGGACGAGTTCTGGGACACGGCGCCGGCCTTCGACGGCAGGAAGGAGATCTGGGACGCCCTCAGGGCGGCGGCGCTGGCCGTGGAGGTCAACGACCTGGGGCTGGCCCAGGCCATCGTGGACGGAGCCTGTATTACCCTGCcccatg GTTCCCTCACAGAGAGCTACGATGAACTGGGCAACCGCTACCAGCTGCCCGCGTACACGCTCGCCCCCCCCGTCAACCTCCTCACAGAAACCACCTGCAGCAAAGACCTGTCCCCTGCCTCAGAGAcccccgccccggcccccccgcccaAACAGGAGTTCCAGCTCCGGGTTCGGCTGTCCAGCG GCGAGGACCTGCGTGTGACGGCCACCATGGCCGACTCCATCTGGGAGCTGAAGGGGAGGCTGCAGGCGCAGCACGAGATCGACGTGTCCCATCAGCGCTGGTTCTTCTCTGGGAAGCTGCTCACCGACAAGACCCGGCTACAGGACACCAAGGTCCAGAAGGACTTTGTCGTCCAGGTGATCGTCAACCAACCCCCTGCGGTCACCACCGGCTAA